The Methanomassiliicoccales archaeon genomic interval ACCTGGACGTCCCGCTGATGTTCGACATGGAATCATATGATGTGTCATCCTCCAAGGTCCGGTCCAATGAAATGATGAGGAAGCTCAAGGTCCCCATGCCTGGAGATTGGCCGGAATGCGGGTTCCCGGTCGTTGTGAAGCCCTCCGGGCAAAGCGGAAGCACCGGGGTCACCAAGGCAGTCACCCAGCAAGAGCTGGAGGAAGGGATTGACCGGGTCCGGGGCATCGGCGATGATTGCATTGTGCAGGAGTTCGTAGAGGGACCGAACATCTCTGTCGAGGTCATCGGGAACGGCATCGAAATGGTGCCTTTGGTGATCACTGAGGTCGTTCTGGACGACGGATACGACTGCAAGATGGTCCGTTCGCCGTACAGAAAGCTCGATGCCGACACCGAGATGATCTTCATGGCCGCCAGCGAGAAGATGGCCCAGCACATGACCTTGAACGGTATCATGGATGTGGAGGCGATCGTCAAGGATGGTATCCCAAAGATCCTGGAGATCGATGCCCGGATACCAAGCCAGACACCGGCGGCGGTGCTCGGCTCGAGCGGCATCAACATCATTTCGATGCTGACCGATTCCTTCGTCAAAGGGAAACTGGAAAGGCCCAGACCGACCAAGAGCGGTGCTGCCTTCTACGAGCACGTCATCGTCAGCGGCAGTACGATGCGTTCCTGCGGAGAAGGCGTGTTCGCCGGGGTGGATAGACCCCAGCTCATGCCTGGACTATTCAAATCCGATGAGATGATAACCGACTATGAGCCAGGCAAGAATAGGTGGAGGGCCACGATCATCAATTCCGGCCCCTCCGAAGAGGCTGCCTGGCACAAGAGGCTGGCCTGCCTGTGGGAGATCATGGAACAGACCGGCGTTACCAGGTACGTCAACCCGATACCGGAGGCGATGAAATGACCCGATTGACCTATGAGATGATTGAGAACGTCCCGGACAGCATGGGCCTGCGGGATGAACGGCTGCGCCACGATCTGGGCATGGACATGAAATGCCTGGCATATCTCGCATTGGGTCTCGAGGAGAGCGACCTCAACCTGAACGGCTTCAAGGCGGCGGCGGTGCCGGTCACCAGCGGGAAGGGCGTGACCCCAGGGTTCTGCGATTCGGTCTGCGCCATAACCAGACATCTCGGCATGGAAAGCCATGTCACTGAGGGGACGGACGTGGCCGGTTTCTATCAGGCCATGGAGGCGGGGGCGGACATCGTTTTCATGGCCGATGACCAAGAGTTCGTGGCCATCAACATGAGGGAGCACAGGGCGGCGGACAACACCCATTCCACGGCATTGGGGTACTTCTCCGCCCTGAAAAGAGCGGTGGGACCCCTTGCAGGGAAGGAAGTGCTGGTGATCGGTGCCGGTCGGGTCGGCAGCTGCGCCATAGACCTTCTGGCCGACGAAAAGGCATCCATAACCGTTATGGATTCCGATCTATCCAAGATAGAATCTGTGAAGAGAAGATACCCCGACGTCAGGACGGTCAACGATCTGGAACGGGCGGTATCGGGAGCGGGTGCTATAATAAACGCATCGCCGGCCAGGATACCGGGCGAGTGGATCCGGGAAGGGGCGATCATATCCTCCCCGGGCATGCCCTATTCGTTCGACGACCTGGGTGAATCCAAGGCCAGGGTCCTCGTCCACGATCCGCTGCAGATCGGCGTCTCCGTGATGGCGGTATGGAGCGCCAGCTACTCGATGCAGAGGAAGCCGAAGGGAATAGCCTGGGCACAGGCCATCGAGGTCATCCAATGACCGGATTCGGCATTGCCCTGGACATCGGCACCAGCGGCTTCCGTGCCCAGGCGATCGATCTGAGCAACAACGAGATCATCTCGACGGCGATAACCATCCGGCACCCGATCCCGGGAGCGAACGTCATCGACCATGTCAATTTCGCGGTGGTGACCGGGACCGAGGAGACCCATCGGCTGATGATCGATTCCATCAACAGGCTGTTGGGGAAACTGGACATCGATCTGGATAAGGTCGAACGAATGGCGGTCTGCGGGAACCCGTTCCAATTGTCCCTGTTCCAGAAGATCGAGATCCGTGACCTGGCCTATGCTGGGAAGAACATGTTGGACAGGCTGGGAGTGGTGCCTCCCAAGAGAGACGGGGACATCGTGAGGGCGAGGGACCTGGGCCTCGACCTGCCCCCGGAAACGACGGTGATGATACCCCCAGCGGTCAGCCACGAGATAGGGGCGGACGCACTGGCCATGCTGCTGATGACCGGCATAATGGACCAGAAGGAGCCGTGCCTGGTCATTGATTACGGCACCAACGCGGAGATGGCGCTGGTGGTCAACGGGAACGTATACTCCGGTTCGGCTGCGGCAGGGCCGGCCCTGGAAGGGCAGCAGGTGGAGATGGGCATGCTGGCAGCGCCCGGCGCCATATCAGACGTTACCGCTGAAGCGGACGGATGGCGCTGCTCGGTGCTGGACGATGGGTTCATGTCCCAGGAAGGAGACACCGTCGATCCCACGGACGGCCGGACCGTCTCGGCCGGGGAGATGCACGGGAAGGCCACTGGTATAACTGGCACGGGACTCATCGCGGCGATCGCCAGCGGAATCGGGGCAGGACTGATCGTGCCGCCGAAGATCAAGACACCTGACCACCGATTGCACCTGCAGGACGGGGTGTACATAACGGAGAACGATGTCTCTGAGGCGGGGAAGGCCATCGGGGCCATCAGGGCAGGGTTCCTGACCTTGATGAGAGAGGCAGGCCTCTGGACCGGAGATGTCAGGACAGCGTTCATGTCAGGAGCTTCCGGATTGTATGTGGACGCCGTCAAGGCGCAGAGTATCGGCCTGGTGCCGCCGGAGAGCGATCACATCATCCAGCTGGGCAACACCTCCCTGGCCATGGCAAAGGAGCTGGTGCTCCGGCCGGAGCGGTTCCAGGAGCTGAAGTCGTTCGCCAAGGACCTGAGGGCCAGCCACTGCATGTTCGCGACCTCGGACCTGTTCAAGCACATCTATTCCATCGAGCTGTCGCTGTGGTACTATTCGATGCCGATGTCGGCATACAGTGAAATGCTGGCCATTTACAAGCTTCCGCCGCTGCCGCCACCGGTCGCCCACGTTGACGTCGAGAGAAGGATGAGCCGGGACATACCGGACCTGGGCCGGAAGGGCATCGCCATCCTCAGGGACATCGGGGTTTCCCTGGAATCTGACCTGACAGGCTGCGTCCAGTGCGGAAAGTGCACCGAGGAATGCCCGGAGGATGCGATCACCATTGTCGAGTCGGATGGGATGTTGAGAGCGATCATCAGATCGGAACTGTGCTCAGGCACTGCATGCCGCAGATGCGAGCAGGCCTGCCCCAACCAGGCGATCAACTTCAACAACATGAGGGCGAACAGCAGCAGCTGAACATGGGAGGTTGGACGATGGTTGAAGAGGGAGGTCTGAACAGATGGGAAAGTTCACAGCCGATGGTGCTGATAATGGCGATGATTTTGGGATTGATCGCAGGCAATTTCATAGGCGGGATCTGGAATGACAGCAACGCCATCATCTATGTGAGCCTCGTCCTGCTGGTGTATGGGATCGCCCTGGGAACGCCGCTGAGCGCGGTGGCCCGATCGTACAAGAATCGC includes:
- the pylC gene encoding 3-methylornithine--L-lysine ligase PylC, producing MKVGVVGGALQGTEAIYLSKKAGIETVVIDRRKKAPAMSLADEAVNIDVIKEPRRAIRVFEDCDAVLPANENYETLTSLVKLFENLDVPLMFDMESYDVSSSKVRSNEMMRKLKVPMPGDWPECGFPVVVKPSGQSGSTGVTKAVTQQELEEGIDRVRGIGDDCIVQEFVEGPNISVEVIGNGIEMVPLVITEVVLDDGYDCKMVRSPYRKLDADTEMIFMAASEKMAQHMTLNGIMDVEAIVKDGIPKILEIDARIPSQTPAAVLGSSGINIISMLTDSFVKGKLERPRPTKSGAAFYEHVIVSGSTMRSCGEGVFAGVDRPQLMPGLFKSDEMITDYEPGKNRWRATIINSGPSEEAAWHKRLACLWEIMEQTGVTRYVNPIPEAMK
- the pylD gene encoding 3-methylornithyl-N6-L-lysine dehydrogenase PylD, whose product is MTRLTYEMIENVPDSMGLRDERLRHDLGMDMKCLAYLALGLEESDLNLNGFKAAAVPVTSGKGVTPGFCDSVCAITRHLGMESHVTEGTDVAGFYQAMEAGADIVFMADDQEFVAINMREHRAADNTHSTALGYFSALKRAVGPLAGKEVLVIGAGRVGSCAIDLLADEKASITVMDSDLSKIESVKRRYPDVRTVNDLERAVSGAGAIINASPARIPGEWIREGAIISSPGMPYSFDDLGESKARVLVHDPLQIGVSVMAVWSASYSMQRKPKGIAWAQAIEVIQ
- a CDS encoding methylamine methyltransferase corrinoid protein reductive activase, with protein sequence MTGFGIALDIGTSGFRAQAIDLSNNEIISTAITIRHPIPGANVIDHVNFAVVTGTEETHRLMIDSINRLLGKLDIDLDKVERMAVCGNPFQLSLFQKIEIRDLAYAGKNMLDRLGVVPPKRDGDIVRARDLGLDLPPETTVMIPPAVSHEIGADALAMLLMTGIMDQKEPCLVIDYGTNAEMALVVNGNVYSGSAAAGPALEGQQVEMGMLAAPGAISDVTAEADGWRCSVLDDGFMSQEGDTVDPTDGRTVSAGEMHGKATGITGTGLIAAIASGIGAGLIVPPKIKTPDHRLHLQDGVYITENDVSEAGKAIGAIRAGFLTLMREAGLWTGDVRTAFMSGASGLYVDAVKAQSIGLVPPESDHIIQLGNTSLAMAKELVLRPERFQELKSFAKDLRASHCMFATSDLFKHIYSIELSLWYYSMPMSAYSEMLAIYKLPPLPPPVAHVDVERRMSRDIPDLGRKGIAILRDIGVSLESDLTGCVQCGKCTEECPEDAITIVESDGMLRAIIRSELCSGTACRRCEQACPNQAINFNNMRANSSS